TTTAAATATCACGATTATGAAAAAATTTGACCCCAGTGTTGCCATTCATGATTATCTTGTGTTTGGCGAATTTGGTGACGTGAATCCGTCAATAACTGATTCTTCAACTTTTACGTTTCTTTCTACCGATAAAATGTCAGAGATTTTTGAACATGAGATAGAGGGATGCTTCCTCTATTCGCGTCATTGGAATCCGATTAATAAATATCTTTCCGATACTCTGGCAAGGTTCGAAGATACTGAGTCTGCACAGGTTACTGCCTCTGGTATGGGCGCAATCAACTGTGCCATTATGCAGCTATGTAATGCTGGTGACGAAATTATTTCTAGCCATACTATCTATGGCGGTACTTATGCTTTATTTAAAAACTTCCTTCCGAAGTTTAATATTAAAGTTAAATTCGTTGACATCACAAACCTTGCACAAGTTAAACGTGCGGTAACTAAGAAAACTAAAGTTATCTATTGCGAAACCATCAGTAATCCGCTCCTTGAAATTGCCGATATACCTAAGCTTTCTAAAATTGCTAAATCAGCAAAAGCTAAGCTAGTTGTCGATAATACTTTCTCGCCTATGATTGTATCTCCCGTAAGGCTTGGTGCCGATGTAGTGATTCATAGCATGACCAAATATATTAACGGTACAAGCGATTGCGTCGCAGGATGTATTTGCTCTTCTCATGATTTTATTTCAAAACTGAACGATGTCAACAGCGGTGCTTCGATGCTTCTCGGTACCGTACTCGATAGCACCCGCGCCGCAAGCATTCTCAAGAATCTTCATTCTTTGCATCTTCGACTTCAAAAACATAGCGGGAATGCAATGTACATGGCAACTCAGTTTAAAAAACTCGGCATTAAAACTTATTATCCGGGCTTCAAAAACCACAAAGGTCATAACACCTTATTATCAATGATGAACAAAGGATTTGGCTTCGGTGGTATTGTTGCTATAGACCTCCTCGATGAAGTTAAAGCAAACAATCTTATGGAAATGATGCAGCTCGAAAAAGTTGGCTACCTTGCAGTATCACTCGGCTATTTCAAAACTCTATTCAGCTCGCCAAGCCATAGCACTTCATCAGAAATACCCGAAGACGAGCAGAAAAAAATTGGTCTCGGTAAAGGTCTAATCAGATTCTCTTTCGGTCTCGATAATAATATACCGGAAACCTTCGACAGAATTAAGAAGTGCATGAAAAAACTAAACATTATTAAATAATTATATATAAACATGTTATTTCTCCTTCCCAAGTTTTTGCTTGGGAAGGAGGTGTATAATTACTCCCCACTCACTCTCTCAACAATCGCCTCTCCAATAGCTAAACACGACGTCGCCGCAGGCGATGGTGCATTGCAAACATGCAGAACATTCTTATTTTCTATAAACAAAAAGTCATCAACAAGCTTCCCGTCTATATCGCATGCTTGAGCTCTTACACCCGCTCCACCTTCTGCTAAATCGTTTTTGGTTATTGCAGGTGTAAGTTTTTGAAGTGCACGGGTAAATGCCGGTTTTGAAAACGACCTGTAATACTCCATCAATCCCGTTTTCATAAACTTCCCCGCAACCCTCTGAAAACCTCTCCACGATAAACTGTTAATCAAATCTCCAAAGTCAATATCAAACTTTTTGTATCCCTCTCTCTTAAAAGCAAATACCGCATTCGGTCCCGCTTCAATTTCTCCGTTCATCTTTCTTGTGTAATGTACACCAAGAAATGGAAAATTCGGGTCGGGCACAGGGTAAATTAAATTCTTCACAAGATAAGATTTCTCTTTCTTTATCTTATAATACTCTCCCCTGAATGGTATGATCCTTATTCTTAAATTCTTGTTGTTAAGCCCCGCAGCCTTATCTGCCTGCAAACCGCAGCACGTTATCAGTTTATTTGCAGTGTAATAATTCTTATTTGTTCTTACCTCAACCGAGCACTCATGTTCTTTTATCATCGTAAGTTTTTCTTCAAAAATAACCTTCCCTCCGAGACTTAAAATGTTCTCGTAAATTTTATTCGATACAACCTTGTAGTCTATTATACCCGTCTGCGGAACAAATATCCCCTTAACGCCAGTCACATAAGGCTCCAGCTCCTTTAGCTCCGTCTCGTTCAGTATTTTAAGCCCCTCCAAACCGTTATCGTTTCCTCTTTCATAAAGAGTCATCATCGCTGGTATCTCTGAATCATCTGTCGCAACAATCACTTTCCCGCATATGTCATAAGTCACTGCATTTTCATCACAGAAGTCCAGCAGCATTTTATAACCCCTAATGCAGTTCGTCGCCTTCAAACTACCCGGCTTATAGTAAATCCCTGAATGTATCACTCCGCTGTTGTTTCCCGTCTGATGCCGTGAAACCCCCGGCTCTTTTTCTATAAGAAGTAGTTTAATATTCTTGTTCTTTTTCAGAATTGTATAAGCTGTAGCCAGGCCGACTATACCGCCGCCCGCTACTATCACCTCAAAACTTCTATCCATTATTAATTAATGATGGTGAGTTAAAAAAGGTAGGAATGAAACAATACCCAATATTATCAATATTATTCCTGTTATTAGTTTCTCGTAATGTTCAAGAAAATGAAGTTTCATGTTCAATGAGTTCAGACTCTTCCTGCTCAGTTCCACAACTACTATCATTACAGCAACCGTTACAAAAAGATATATTAGAGATAACATTATTATTCCGGCCCATCCCTCGCGTCCTGCCGTGAAATAATATGCCTCTATTTCTATACACGGCGAAAAAAACATCATCGTACTTAAAGCAGTAACTATCGCAGCCTTCGATTTCTTAGATGCCTGCTTTATCTGCTCTGGATTGATGTGGCAATGCGTGTGTGATTTGTTCCTCAAATTCTTTATAATAAAAAACAGTCCCAGTCCTATTAATATTATCGGTGCGTAATATGTCGCCACATCTTCAACCTCGTGCTGTAGCTTGTATCCTATGAACCCGATTAATATTCCTATAATTACCGTACTTAAAGTATGTAAAAATCCTGTCAGCATTGTCACCTTCATTGTCTCCCGTTTCGTCCAGTTTTCTGATTTGCTTACCGCCGCAATCGGAAACCAGTGGTTCGGTATCAATGCATGTGTTACGCTTAATAATAAACTTCCAATAAATAAATCTAACAACTCTATAAATCTCCCGTAATTTTTAAATATTAACCTTATCGGAACATTATTTCAGTTCCGATTTTCTGTTCATTTAATAAATTGCAATTTATACATATTGCAACATAGTAGAAATGTAAAAAATACTGTTAATGCATTCTTCTTTCTTTAATCAGTATCGCGGACAACATTCTTTTTTATCTTATAAATTTATATAATATCGTCTCTTGACAATTACAAAAAATTATTGTATATTGGAACAAATTAATTGAACACTTTGTTAGTATTAATAACGATTCAAAATCGAAGTTTTCCCCTGCTCTTTTATAGATTATCACTTAAAACACCCCAAATATTATATAATAAAACATATATTTAATCTATTTACCGCTCCACAACCACTCTAAACGCACTTTACCTCCACGTCAACTTCGCTCTAACTATCTCCTTCTTGCACCTTATTTAGCTCCTGCTTGGCTCTAAAACATGTCCCAATAATATAAAACTGTAATTTCATTTCGCTCATTTTCTCCATCAGATTTTCCCTCATAGATTACAGGGTTATTAATTTTTATACTGTAAATGCGGATTAATCTTGATATATTTGCATATATCTGATTCATCTACTTAAACAAAATTCTACAATATAAACATTTTAAGGACTAACAAAATGGCAACAAAAAATTTCAATGCTTTTGCAATGGCTCAGGCACAGTTTGATAACGTAGCCGAGATTTTAAATTTAGACCAGGCAACTCGTGATTTGCTTAGAACACCCATGAGAGAATACCACGTCTCTATACCTATTAAAATGGACGATGGTACTTCGAAAGTTTTTAAAGGATTTCGCTGTCAGCACAACGACGCTCGCGGTCCCAGCAAAGGCGGGATAAGATTCCACCCCCAGGAGACTATAGATACCGTTAAGGCTCTTTCTATGTGGATGACCTGGAAATGCGCTGTTGTTGATATTCCGCTCGGCGGTTCTAAAGGTGGCGTCATCTGTGACCCGCACAATCTAAGCATGAGAGAACAGGAACAGATTTGCAGAGGCTGGGTTAGACAAATTTCTAAAGATATCGGTCCGCTCAGAGACGTACCTGCTCCTGACGTTATGACTAACGCTCAGCACATGCTATGGATGCTCGATGAGTATGAAGCTATCAATGGTGCAAAATATCCCGGTCTCATTACAGGTAAACCGGTCGGGATGGGCGGCTCACTCGGTAGAACTGAGGCAACGGGTTACGGTGTGATTTTCACTCTCCGCGAAGCTTTAAAGGAGATGAAGATTGATCCTAAAAACACTACTGCAAGTGTTCAGGGTTTTGGAAACGTTGCACAGCATGCTATTGATTTATACACTAAGCTCGGAGGTAAAGTTGTAGCAGTCTCCTGCTGGGACCAGGAAGACCAAACATCTTATACTTTTGTTAAGAAAGACGGCATTGACAGAAACACTCTTCGGGGGATTACTGATAAATTCGGCGGTATAGATAAAGAAAAAGCTAAAGGACTCGGATATCAGGTGCTTCCCGGTGAAGCCTGGATTGAACAGGATGTTGATATTCTTCTTCCATGTGCGCTCGAGAATCAGGTCACGGGCGAGACTATTAAGAAGATTAGTAACAAGGTTAAGGTTATTGCAGAAGGTGCAAACGGTCCCACAACACCCGAAGCAGATGCTGTCATAAAGCAAAAAGGTCTTATGGTCATTCCGGACTTCCTCGCTAATGCAGGCGGTGTGACTTGCAGCTATTTTGAACAGGTTCAATGCAACATGAATTATTACTGGGAAAAGGAAGAGGTTTTAAGCAAGCTCGACCTTAAGATGACAGCTGCTTTCCTTGCTGTAAGTGAACTTTCCAGAAAGAAAAAGCTTTATATGAGAGACGCTGCATACGTTATAGCTGTTGACAGGGTTGTTCACGCTTGTAAAGATAGAGGTTGGATTTAATCCGTTTATGAATTTAAAACTCCCGCTCGTTAAACGCGGGAGTTTTTGTATATAATACTATATTATGAGTAACTACCATAGTTTCTCGAGATATCAAAGAAAGTTTTTTGATGCCGACGATGACTTTACTATTATTGGTAACGGCTCTATAGGCGCTAAAGCTAAGGGTTTAGCTTTTATTAAAAAGCATCTTCTCGAAAACAAAGAAATCAAGGAGTTTAAGGATTTCATTGTTACAATTCCCCGCCTTACAGTTATAGCTACAGATTTTTTTGACGAGTTCATGGTTTTAAACAATCTTTACGACGTTGTTTACTCCGACGATTCCGATACTTACGTTGCTCACAAGTTCCAGAAAGCAGAACTTCCCGTTGCTCTTGTCGGTGACCTGCGCTCTATAGTTACAAATCTTTCAACCCCTCTAGCTGTGCGTTCTTCCAGTTTGTTCGAAGACGCTGTTGACGAACCCTTTGCGGGCATATATGCGACCAAGATGATTTCTAATAACCAGCTCGACGAGGATACAAGGTTTAAGCGTCTGATTGAAGCCGTAAAACTGGTCTATGCCTCTACTTTCTTTAAAAAAGCAAAAGACTACATGGCTTCGGTTTATAAACGCCCCAAAGATGAAAAGATGGCAGTTATCATTCAGGAGGTTGTTGGTGATAGATACGGCGATAAATTCTACCCGATGATTTCAGGTGTTGCACGCTCTTATAATTTCTATACTACCGGCAAGTCGAAACCCGAAGAAGGTGTGGTAAATCTTGCTCTGGGTCTTGGTAAGACTATTGTTGATGGAAGCGTTTCATGGACGTTCTCGCCCGCTTACCCGAATGTGTCTCCTCCGTTTAGTTCGATACGTAACCTGATGGATAATACGCAAAGAAAGTTCTGGGCTGTAAATATGAGTAAATCCTGCCTGTACGACCCTGCTAATGAAGAAGAATATATGGTACATACTGATATTAATGAGGCTGAAACAGATGGTACCCTCGACCTTGTTTGCTCTACTTATGATGCGGGCTCCGATAGGATTAAACCGGGTATTAGTATAAATGGACCAAGGGTAATAAATTTTAATCCTATACTTGACCTGAATATAATATCATTAAATCCCGTTATTAAAAAATTATTAAAAGTAAGCGAAGATGTTTTAGAAGCTGCCGTAGAGATTGAATTTGCCGTCAATATTAGTGATGACAGGAAAGTACTTCCACGATTTGGATTTCTGCAGGTTAGGCCTATGACAGTTACAAACGAGACGGTTAACATTGAGGGGCATGAGTTTACTGAATCTCTGTTCAATTCAAACTTTGTGCTCGGAAATGGTGTAGTGGATTTTATTGATGATGTCGTTTTTTTAAAGCCGGAAGTTTTCGATATAGCCCGCTCGAAGGATATTGCTCTGGAGCTTGAATCAATAAACAAGATTATGAAAGCTGAAAACCGCAAGTATCTTTTAGCCGGTTTCGGCAGATGGGGAAGCTCTGATGAATGGCTGGGTATCCCGGTTGAATGGGCGCAAATTTCAAACGCGAAAGTTATAATCGAAGCTATGCTTCCCAGCTTTAATGTTGAACTGAGCCAGGGTTCTCACTTTTTTCATAACATTAATAGTTTTCAGGTGCTATATTTCTCTATTAAATCCGACAGGGTTGAAAACATTGATTGGTCATGGACTTTAGATTCAGAAACCAAACATGAACTAAACTTTACTAAACATATAAAACTTAAAAAACCTTTAATAATAAAAGTTGACGGCAGAATCGCAAAGGGGGTTATCTTAAAATGAGCAAACAGGTTTCAATAGAAAATATTCTGAATGAACTGAAAGAAAGGGCAAAAGAACTGAATTGTATCTATAACATAGAAGAAACTCTCAAAGATTTTGAACTGCCCCTTAAACAGGTCCTCTCTGCTCTCCCTGATATTATCCTTACTGGTTGGCAGTATCCTGAACATACAAGCGTTTTGATTCATCATGATGACATCAATTATACATCCAAAAATTTTTCCGAATCGAATTGGTTTCAGGTCTCGGATATTTTTATTGATAAAAAACTCGATGGTTACATAAAAGTGTTCTACAAATCCGAACAATCTGATTCCGATGAAGGTCCTTTCATGAAAGAAGAACGCAAACTTCTCGACACCGTTTCAGGTAAAATTGGTCAGTATATTTTTCATAAAAACCTTAAAACGCTCTTCTCAACCTACGGCAATAATGGAAATGCTATAATTGAAAGTGCAAGCGAAAAGAAGTGGAAAACTATAGTTGACCTCCTTAAAGAGACAGATAGAAATCTTTACATTCTAATCGCAAGAAAAATGATGAACCTCCTTTACTGGAGCGGTATCAGTGAAGCCGGTAATCTTTTGAAAGAAAACGGCGAACAGTTTAATGAGGATTCTGACAGCAGTATTGATGATAATAAACCCCTTGCAAAACTTAAATTCCGTGAAATCACGGACGAGGTGTTTCGTATCGCATCTGAACATTTAAGCGAAGATGAGGTCCTTTCAAGACTTGAAAAATGGATTCAGGAAGAAAAGTCAAGTAATCTGCTCGGTAAACTCGAAGACCAGGGCTCTTCGCTTAACGAGATATACGACGCACTCCGCCGTTATATAAGTAATTTTCCCGAATATACAAAACTTGTAAGTGAACTTGATAAGAGTCTGAGAGTCTCGCTTACCAGAAGATTTCTTTCTGACAGCCTTACTTTTATCGCGGTTGCTAAAAAGTATATTTCAATTCATGACTTCGATGAAATATTCAAGAATATTATTTTTACAGCAAACAGTCATGGTAAGCTCGGCGGTAAAACATCGGGTCTTTTCCTTGCCTCAAACATACTTAAAGAAGAGGTTCCTGAATTATTCGAAAAGATAAGACTTCCCAAGACTTATTTTATCGCTTCTGACGGAGTAATGGATTTTATACATTACAATAATCTCGAAGAGGTTTTTGAACATAAATACAAAGACTTTGAAATTATCAGACAGGAGTATCCTTATATTGTACAGCTGTTCAAAAATTCAAGTTTCTCTTCCGATATGATTAAGAGCCTTTCAACTATGCTCGATAATTTTGCTGAGGTTCCGCTTGTGATTAGAAGCTCGACATTGCTTGAAGACGGAGTAGGCTCATCATTTTCGGGAAAATATAAAAGCCTATTTATAGCAAATCAGGGCTCAAAGCTAAAACGTTTGGAAGAACTTACGTCTGCTATTGCTGAGGTCTATGCTTCTATCTTTAACACAGACCCTATAGAATACCGTGCGGAACGCGGGCTGCTTGACTATAATGAACAAATGGGGATTATCGTCCAGGAAGTCGTAGGAAGAAAAGTCGGTAAATATTATCTGCCGGCTTTTGCTGGTGTTGCGTTTAGTCATAATGAGTTCAGATGGTCTCCGAGAATAAAAAGAGAAGATGGCTTGTTAAGACTCGTTCCTGGTCTCGGTACAAGAGCTGTTGACCGCATTGGCGACGATTACCCCGTTCTTGTTGCTCCCGGTGTTCCCGGACTTAGAGTCAATATTACCGCAGAAGATGTATTAAAATATTCTCCGAACAAAGTTGACGCAATTAATCTCGAATCCAGTGTATTCGAATCCATTGATATTCGAGACCTGCTTAAAGAATACGGTAACGAATATCCGGCCGCTGATAAAATATTTTCTGTTTATAAAGACGGTCAGTTGAAGAAAACTTTCCTGGTAGATTATCAGGATGAATGCGATAATTCTATTGCTACTTTTGATAATCTTATCAACAATACATCTTTCGTTAAAGATATTAACACTATTCTGAACACTTTAAAAACATGTATTGGGTATCCGGTGGATATTGAATTTGCTTCAGACGGAGATAATTTCTTTCTTTTGCAATGCAGGACTCAAAGTGCTTTCGGAAAAACCACTCCCTCTCCTATACCAAAGGATATACCTCCTGAACAGATTGTATTCACTGCAAACAAGCACATCTCTAACGGTCGCATTGCTGATGTAACGCATGTTGTTTATGTTGACCCTGACTCTTATGATAGCATTTCCGAATTGAAAACTCTCCAGGAAGTAGGTAGAGCCGTTGGCAAGCTGAATAAAATACTGCCGAAACGTCAGTTCATCCTAATGGGTCCCGGAAGATGGGGAAGCCGCGGTGATATTAAACTCGGTGTTAATGTGTCTTATTCTGATATTAACAACACTTCAGTTCTGATTGAAATAGCAAAGAAGAAGGGTAATTACGTCCCCGACCTTTCTTTCGGTACCCATTTCTTTCAGGACCTTGTTGAAGCATCTATTAAATACATACCGCTCTATCCTGATGAAGAGAACATTCTCTTTAATGAAAATTTTCTCAAGAACTCTTCAAACATCCTAAAGGAAATATTGCCTGAATATGAACACCTTAGCGATACGATTAAAGTTATCGATGTTAAGAAAAGATGTGAGGGCAAAATTTTAAAG
The Ignavibacteria bacterium DNA segment above includes these coding regions:
- a CDS encoding aminotransferase class I/II-fold pyridoxal phosphate-dependent enzyme; its protein translation is MKKFDPSVAIHDYLVFGEFGDVNPSITDSSTFTFLSTDKMSEIFEHEIEGCFLYSRHWNPINKYLSDTLARFEDTESAQVTASGMGAINCAIMQLCNAGDEIISSHTIYGGTYALFKNFLPKFNIKVKFVDITNLAQVKRAVTKKTKVIYCETISNPLLEIADIPKLSKIAKSAKAKLVVDNTFSPMIVSPVRLGADVVIHSMTKYINGTSDCVAGCICSSHDFISKLNDVNSGASMLLGTVLDSTRAASILKNLHSLHLRLQKHSGNAMYMATQFKKLGIKTYYPGFKNHKGHNTLLSMMNKGFGFGGIVAIDLLDEVKANNLMEMMQLEKVGYLAVSLGYFKTLFSSPSHSTSSEIPEDEQKKIGLGKGLIRFSFGLDNNIPETFDRIKKCMKKLNIIK
- the lhgO gene encoding L-2-hydroxyglutarate oxidase; protein product: MDRSFEVIVAGGGIVGLATAYTILKKNKNIKLLLIEKEPGVSRHQTGNNSGVIHSGIYYKPGSLKATNCIRGYKMLLDFCDENAVTYDICGKVIVATDDSEIPAMMTLYERGNDNGLEGLKILNETELKELEPYVTGVKGIFVPQTGIIDYKVVSNKIYENILSLGGKVIFEEKLTMIKEHECSVEVRTNKNYYTANKLITCCGLQADKAAGLNNKNLRIRIIPFRGEYYKIKKEKSYLVKNLIYPVPDPNFPFLGVHYTRKMNGEIEAGPNAVFAFKREGYKKFDIDFGDLINSLSWRGFQRVAGKFMKTGLMEYYRSFSKPAFTRALQKLTPAITKNDLAEGGAGVRAQACDIDGKLVDDFLFIENKNVLHVCNAPSPAATSCLAIGEAIVERVSGE
- a CDS encoding Glu/Leu/Phe/Val dehydrogenase, with the protein product MATKNFNAFAMAQAQFDNVAEILNLDQATRDLLRTPMREYHVSIPIKMDDGTSKVFKGFRCQHNDARGPSKGGIRFHPQETIDTVKALSMWMTWKCAVVDIPLGGSKGGVICDPHNLSMREQEQICRGWVRQISKDIGPLRDVPAPDVMTNAQHMLWMLDEYEAINGAKYPGLITGKPVGMGGSLGRTEATGYGVIFTLREALKEMKIDPKNTTASVQGFGNVAQHAIDLYTKLGGKVVAVSCWDQEDQTSYTFVKKDGIDRNTLRGITDKFGGIDKEKAKGLGYQVLPGEAWIEQDVDILLPCALENQVTGETIKKISNKVKVIAEGANGPTTPEADAVIKQKGLMVIPDFLANAGGVTCSYFEQVQCNMNYYWEKEEVLSKLDLKMTAAFLAVSELSRKKKLYMRDAAYVIAVDRVVHACKDRGWI
- a CDS encoding PEP/pyruvate-binding domain-containing protein, giving the protein MSNYHSFSRYQRKFFDADDDFTIIGNGSIGAKAKGLAFIKKHLLENKEIKEFKDFIVTIPRLTVIATDFFDEFMVLNNLYDVVYSDDSDTYVAHKFQKAELPVALVGDLRSIVTNLSTPLAVRSSSLFEDAVDEPFAGIYATKMISNNQLDEDTRFKRLIEAVKLVYASTFFKKAKDYMASVYKRPKDEKMAVIIQEVVGDRYGDKFYPMISGVARSYNFYTTGKSKPEEGVVNLALGLGKTIVDGSVSWTFSPAYPNVSPPFSSIRNLMDNTQRKFWAVNMSKSCLYDPANEEEYMVHTDINEAETDGTLDLVCSTYDAGSDRIKPGISINGPRVINFNPILDLNIISLNPVIKKLLKVSEDVLEAAVEIEFAVNISDDRKVLPRFGFLQVRPMTVTNETVNIEGHEFTESLFNSNFVLGNGVVDFIDDVVFLKPEVFDIARSKDIALELESINKIMKAENRKYLLAGFGRWGSSDEWLGIPVEWAQISNAKVIIEAMLPSFNVELSQGSHFFHNINSFQVLYFSIKSDRVENIDWSWTLDSETKHELNFTKHIKLKKPLIIKVDGRIAKGVILK
- a CDS encoding PEP/pyruvate-binding domain-containing protein; the protein is MSKQVSIENILNELKERAKELNCIYNIEETLKDFELPLKQVLSALPDIILTGWQYPEHTSVLIHHDDINYTSKNFSESNWFQVSDIFIDKKLDGYIKVFYKSEQSDSDEGPFMKEERKLLDTVSGKIGQYIFHKNLKTLFSTYGNNGNAIIESASEKKWKTIVDLLKETDRNLYILIARKMMNLLYWSGISEAGNLLKENGEQFNEDSDSSIDDNKPLAKLKFREITDEVFRIASEHLSEDEVLSRLEKWIQEEKSSNLLGKLEDQGSSLNEIYDALRRYISNFPEYTKLVSELDKSLRVSLTRRFLSDSLTFIAVAKKYISIHDFDEIFKNIIFTANSHGKLGGKTSGLFLASNILKEEVPELFEKIRLPKTYFIASDGVMDFIHYNNLEEVFEHKYKDFEIIRQEYPYIVQLFKNSSFSSDMIKSLSTMLDNFAEVPLVIRSSTLLEDGVGSSFSGKYKSLFIANQGSKLKRLEELTSAIAEVYASIFNTDPIEYRAERGLLDYNEQMGIIVQEVVGRKVGKYYLPAFAGVAFSHNEFRWSPRIKREDGLLRLVPGLGTRAVDRIGDDYPVLVAPGVPGLRVNITAEDVLKYSPNKVDAINLESSVFESIDIRDLLKEYGNEYPAADKIFSVYKDGQLKKTFLVDYQDECDNSIATFDNLINNTSFVKDINTILNTLKTCIGYPVDIEFASDGDNFFLLQCRTQSAFGKTTPSPIPKDIPPEQIVFTANKHISNGRIADVTHVVYVDPDSYDSISELKTLQEVGRAVGKLNKILPKRQFILMGPGRWGSRGDIKLGVNVSYSDINNTSVLIEIAKKKGNYVPDLSFGTHFFQDLVEASIKYIPLYPDEENILFNENFLKNSSNILKEILPEYEHLSDTIKVIDVKKRCEGKILKILLNADLDEALAYIATPTDTGEQYIVPSDVEEKRTDVHWKWRLRMAEKIASEIDPKRFGVVACYVFGSTKNATAGYGSDIDMLVHFRGDDEQRKELEVWFEGWGKCLAETNYLKTGYEMSSLLDIHIITDKDIENKNSYAVKINAVTDPARELKMKTEN